One window of Saccharopolyspora phatthalungensis genomic DNA carries:
- a CDS encoding CBS domain-containing protein, with translation MSLREFLSSPVSCRPEVSLAEAASQMDSHGVGSVVVVDDANHVVGIVTDRDIVVRGIARELSPSTPVREVMTSDVVSLSEDADLFDAAQQMASGECRRMPVVDAEGNLKGVVSLDDLMVIFSRQTGSLAQVIAAEHVAH, from the coding sequence ATGAGCTTGCGTGAGTTTTTGAGTTCGCCGGTGAGCTGCCGACCGGAGGTTTCGCTGGCAGAAGCAGCCTCACAGATGGACAGCCACGGCGTCGGGAGTGTCGTTGTCGTCGATGACGCCAACCATGTCGTCGGCATCGTCACTGACCGTGACATCGTGGTCCGCGGTATCGCGAGGGAACTCTCGCCCAGCACTCCTGTGCGCGAAGTGATGACGAGCGACGTCGTTTCCCTGTCCGAGGACGCGGATCTCTTTGACGCCGCGCAGCAGATGGCTTCGGGTGAATGCCGCCGAATGCCGGTCGTTGACGCTGAGGGCAACCTCAAGGGTGTTGTGAGCTTGGATGATCTGATGGTGATCTTCTCGCGGCAGACCGGCAGTCTGGCGCAGGTCATCGCGGCAGAGCACGTGGCTCATTGA
- the ppsA gene encoding phosphoenolpyruvate synthase, with amino-acid sequence MFERAVVCWFEDLSSADTALVGGKNASLGEMIGNLSVHGVRVPGGFATTAQAYWDFLDANDLRGRIREQITAWREGTDLAEAGEAIRGMIGSAELPPHLVDALTSAYRQLGDRVRRGDPDVAVRSSATAEDLPEASFAGQQETFLNVTGESALLEACKHCYASLFTDRAISYREHHGFDHLKVALSIGVQEMVRSDQAGAGVMFTLDTDSGFPRVVLINASWGLGESVVAGKVDPDQYLVFKPLLECSELVPVISKQVGRKQSKIIYGRCGGEPTATVPTTEQEQASFVLGDDEILQLARWATLIEQHYGRPMDIEWAKDGRGELAVVQARPETVHARREASTLRSYRLTTRGTRLVSGLAIGDAIAAGTVCNLRSAEEIDRFEYGSVLVTGATDPDWEPIMKRAAAIVTDRGGRTSHAAIVSRELGVPAVIGTGNATSTLSEGQQITVCCAEGEHGARVRGASWLRRA; translated from the coding sequence ATGTTTGAGCGGGCTGTGGTGTGCTGGTTCGAGGATCTTTCCTCGGCTGATACGGCACTGGTGGGTGGTAAGAACGCTTCCTTGGGAGAGATGATCGGGAACCTCTCGGTGCACGGGGTGCGGGTGCCCGGTGGGTTTGCCACCACGGCCCAGGCATATTGGGATTTCCTCGACGCCAACGACCTGCGGGGCCGCATCCGCGAGCAGATCACTGCATGGCGCGAGGGCACCGACCTGGCTGAGGCGGGCGAGGCCATCCGCGGGATGATCGGAAGTGCCGAGCTGCCGCCGCATCTGGTGGATGCGCTCACCAGTGCCTACCGGCAGTTGGGTGACCGTGTGCGCCGCGGCGATCCTGATGTGGCGGTGCGCAGCAGCGCCACTGCCGAGGATCTTCCCGAGGCCAGTTTCGCCGGTCAGCAGGAGACCTTCCTCAACGTCACGGGAGAATCGGCGCTGCTGGAGGCCTGCAAGCATTGCTATGCCTCGCTTTTCACCGATCGGGCTATCTCCTACCGCGAACACCACGGCTTCGACCACCTGAAGGTCGCCCTGTCGATCGGCGTCCAGGAAATGGTCCGCTCCGACCAAGCCGGCGCCGGGGTGATGTTCACTCTCGACACCGACAGCGGCTTCCCTCGGGTCGTGCTCATCAACGCCTCGTGGGGTCTGGGGGAATCCGTGGTCGCGGGCAAGGTGGACCCCGACCAGTACCTGGTCTTCAAGCCCCTGCTGGAGTGCAGCGAGTTGGTCCCGGTGATCTCCAAGCAGGTCGGCCGCAAGCAATCCAAGATCATTTACGGCAGGTGCGGCGGTGAGCCGACAGCGACCGTGCCGACCACGGAGCAGGAGCAGGCGTCGTTCGTTCTCGGCGATGACGAGATCCTCCAGCTCGCGCGGTGGGCGACGCTGATCGAGCAGCATTACGGCCGCCCGATGGACATCGAATGGGCCAAAGACGGCCGAGGTGAACTCGCCGTCGTGCAAGCACGACCGGAGACCGTGCACGCCCGGCGAGAAGCGTCGACGCTGCGCTCCTACCGCCTGACCACCCGCGGTACGCGGCTGGTCAGCGGGCTGGCCATCGGCGATGCCATCGCCGCCGGCACGGTCTGCAACCTGCGCAGCGCCGAGGAGATCGACCGGTTCGAATACGGCTCGGTGCTGGTCACCGGCGCCACGGACCCGGACTGGGAGCCGATCATGAAACGGGCGGCGGCCATCGTCACCGACCGTGGCGGGCGCACTTCGCATGCCGCGATCGTCAGCCGGGAACTGGGGGTGCCCGCCGTCATCGGGACCGGCAACGCCACCAGCACCCTCAGTGAGGGCCAGCAGATCACCGTCTGTTGCGCTGAAGGCGAACACGGGGCACGTGTACGCGGGGCTTCTTGGCTACGACGAGCATGA